A window from Candidatus Afararchaeum irisae encodes these proteins:
- a CDS encoding NAD-dependent epimerase/dehydratase family protein produces MKTLVTGGAGYIGNYIVEELLENGHEVRVLDSMLWGDNALEPFSDNENLEVREGDIRHIEDLSYALEDMEAVIHMAGIVGDPACGVNEQATQAVNVEATKSLVEVCKLHDIERLLFASSCSVYGASELMELNEGSYLNPLSLYAETNIESEEIILHETHDMFSDNDITPTILRLGTIFGWARRMRFDLVVNLLTAKAVLEDDIPVYGGEQYRPLVHVHDAARAFVAALEADEEKVDHEIFNVGDNDLNHQIKEVGRIVEENVEDAEVRFVEHKEDDRTYRVNFDKINHILGWEAEYDIADGVQEIKEWMKEEDITDYERDNFRNSEYPYM; encoded by the coding sequence ATGAAAACGCTTGTAACGGGTGGCGCGGGATACATAGGCAATTACATAGTCGAAGAATTACTGGAGAACGGACACGAGGTACGAGTTCTTGACTCGATGCTCTGGGGAGACAACGCCCTTGAGCCATTTTCTGACAACGAAAACCTCGAAGTCCGTGAAGGTGACATACGTCACATAGAGGATCTATCGTACGCTCTCGAAGACATGGAAGCCGTGATACACATGGCAGGTATAGTCGGAGATCCCGCGTGTGGTGTCAACGAACAGGCGACACAGGCGGTCAATGTCGAGGCGACAAAGTCTCTCGTCGAGGTATGTAAGCTACACGACATAGAACGTCTTCTGTTCGCATCTTCGTGTAGTGTCTATGGAGCAAGCGAGCTGATGGAGCTAAACGAGGGGTCGTACCTGAATCCGCTCTCACTTTATGCAGAGACTAACATAGAGTCCGAAGAGATAATACTCCACGAGACGCATGATATGTTCTCGGACAACGATATTACGCCTACTATACTGCGTCTCGGAACCATATTCGGATGGGCACGCCGGATGCGTTTCGACCTAGTGGTCAATCTCCTAACCGCAAAGGCAGTACTCGAAGACGACATACCTGTCTACGGCGGCGAACAGTACCGTCCTCTTGTACACGTACACGACGCTGCGCGCGCGTTTGTCGCCGCTCTCGAAGCCGACGAGGAGAAAGTTGACCACGAGATATTCAATGTCGGCGACAACGACCTGAACCATCAGATAAAAGAGGTCGGACGTATCGTCGAGGAGAACGTAGAGGACGCCGAAGTGCGTTTCGTCGAACACAAAGAGGACGACCGTACCTACCGCGTAAACTTCGACAAGATAAACCATATACTCGGATGGGAGGCGGAGTACGATATCGCAGACGGTGTGCAGGAGATAAAGGAATGGATGAAGGAGGAGGATATTACCGATTACGAGAGAGATAACTTCAGGAACTCCGAGTACCCCTACATGTGA
- a CDS encoding DegT/DnrJ/EryC1/StrS family aminotransferase: MEKNVSVAEPVLGDEERVNIEEVLDSGRFLQGPYVEEFEEKWAEYVGTEHAVAVSNGTTAIQLTLKALGLEPGDEVIVPSLTFGSTATAVVHQAGVPVFADIDRELYSLDHTDLERCVTDETFAVMPVHLYGHPAEMDEIREFANKHGLHVIEDAAQAHGASYKGDKVGSIGDAGCFSFYATKNITTGEGGIVTTDSSELAEELRSLRSHGMANRDEHVTLGYNYRMSELNGAIGEAQVDRLDEFNERRREVSERLFEELGDLDWLEPATVRNYVEHAYFWAPFEIQTEEIGMTGKEVWSKLKEEGVETRHRYNVPLYDQPVFTEHRGFNSEFPWSVNPNDHSYDLSLPNVEDVVGNMIGLPNHPNITDEEVEYVIETVREFGRSSI; this comes from the coding sequence ATGGAGAAAAACGTGAGTGTAGCCGAGCCTGTGCTAGGAGATGAAGAGAGAGTAAATATAGAAGAGGTTCTCGACTCAGGACGGTTTCTTCAAGGTCCTTACGTCGAAGAGTTTGAGGAGAAGTGGGCGGAATACGTCGGCACGGAACACGCAGTTGCCGTATCGAATGGAACGACGGCGATCCAGCTAACCCTCAAGGCACTTGGTCTCGAACCCGGGGATGAAGTTATCGTGCCTTCTCTCACGTTCGGCTCGACGGCTACAGCAGTGGTACATCAGGCAGGTGTGCCTGTCTTCGCCGATATTGACCGCGAACTCTACAGTCTCGATCATACCGATCTCGAACGTTGTGTGACTGACGAGACCTTCGCAGTCATGCCTGTTCATCTCTATGGGCATCCTGCTGAAATGGACGAGATACGTGAGTTCGCCAATAAACACGGTCTACATGTCATAGAGGACGCTGCACAGGCTCACGGCGCGTCGTACAAGGGCGATAAAGTCGGATCAATCGGTGACGCAGGATGTTTCTCTTTCTATGCTACTAAGAACATCACAACGGGGGAAGGAGGTATAGTTACGACCGACAGCAGTGAGCTCGCGGAAGAACTCCGTTCACTCAGAAGTCATGGTATGGCGAACCGCGACGAACACGTCACGCTCGGCTACAACTACCGTATGAGTGAGCTAAACGGTGCAATCGGAGAGGCACAGGTCGACCGTCTTGACGAGTTCAACGAGCGACGCCGAGAGGTGAGTGAACGCCTATTCGAAGAACTCGGTGATCTCGATTGGCTCGAACCCGCGACTGTTCGAAACTACGTAGAACACGCCTACTTCTGGGCACCATTCGAGATCCAGACAGAGGAGATAGGTATGACAGGTAAAGAGGTCTGGAGTAAACTCAAGGAAGAAGGCGTTGAGACGCGGCATCGGTACAACGTTCCATTATACGACCAGCCTGTCTTTACCGAACACCGCGGTTTCAACTCCGAGTTCCCCTGGAGTGTTAATCCAAACGATCACAGCTACGATCTGTCACTACCTAACGTTGAAGATGTCGTCGGAAATATGATAGGTCTACCGAATCATCCGAATATCACGGACGAAGAAGTAGAGTACGTTATCGAGACAGTGCGGGAGTTTGGTAGAAGCAGTATTTAG
- the lhgO gene encoding L-2-hydroxyglutarate oxidase yields the protein MSDYDVAIVGGGCVGISVAYHLARETSLSICIIEKEYHLAQHQSGRNSGVLHPGFNYSPDTLKARFATEGTRRLKDYCEKKSIPIEELGVVVIAKNQRERETLSNLKHQAEENGVDARILEDKKTIQEYEPHASGEYALYSPEAASIDSQKYLYSLAGDAENLGVDFYMGHEVEHIETNKDRKHTLKTSNGEITSSYLVNTAGLHADKLAHQMDIGGEYQVIPFRGEYYELVPHKRDLVKSMVYPTPDPKLPFLGVHFTRRTDDKVIAGPNAVLAFGREAYENTNISFTDTLSTLGYPGFWKLFSSYKMLKVGASEMNKSYRKKAFVKRARRLVPDAESEHFRKSYSGIRAQIVRKDGKIIKDPVIEQGSDSIHVLNAVSPGLTSSLPFGEHVAEIVIDDTDQT from the coding sequence ATGTCTGATTATGACGTTGCTATAGTAGGTGGTGGCTGTGTAGGAATTTCAGTAGCATACCATCTTGCAAGAGAGACCTCACTCAGTATATGTATCATAGAGAAGGAGTACCATCTTGCTCAACACCAGAGTGGTCGGAACTCAGGAGTTTTACATCCAGGATTTAACTACTCTCCCGATACACTTAAAGCGAGGTTTGCCACAGAAGGTACTCGGAGACTCAAGGATTACTGTGAGAAAAAAAGCATACCCATTGAGGAACTAGGTGTTGTAGTAATAGCGAAAAATCAGAGGGAGCGGGAGACTCTGTCGAATCTCAAACACCAAGCTGAAGAGAACGGAGTAGATGCACGAATACTTGAGGATAAGAAAACGATACAAGAGTACGAGCCACATGCATCCGGGGAGTACGCCCTTTATTCTCCTGAAGCTGCATCGATTGATTCCCAGAAATATCTATATTCTCTTGCGGGGGATGCTGAAAATCTCGGAGTCGACTTCTATATGGGACATGAGGTTGAACATATAGAGACTAATAAGGACAGAAAACACACGCTCAAAACATCAAACGGAGAGATCACCTCATCGTATCTCGTAAATACGGCAGGACTACACGCTGACAAGCTAGCTCATCAGATGGATATTGGAGGCGAGTATCAAGTAATACCGTTTCGTGGAGAGTACTATGAACTCGTACCTCATAAAAGGGACTTAGTTAAATCGATGGTATATCCAACCCCCGATCCCAAACTGCCTTTCCTCGGTGTTCATTTTACGAGGCGAACTGATGATAAGGTGATAGCTGGACCCAACGCAGTTCTTGCGTTTGGACGTGAGGCATATGAAAACACGAATATCAGCTTTACAGATACTCTGTCAACACTCGGATATCCAGGCTTTTGGAAGCTTTTTTCGTCTTACAAGATGTTGAAAGTTGGTGCTTCTGAGATGAATAAGTCGTACAGAAAAAAAGCCTTCGTCAAGCGGGCGAGACGTTTAGTTCCAGATGCTGAGTCGGAACACTTTCGGAAAAGCTACTCGGGGATACGTGCACAGATAGTTAGGAAAGATGGTAAGATAATCAAAGATCCAGTTATCGAACAGGGTTCGGATTCTATACATGTGTTGAATGCTGTCTCACCTGGACTCACTTCGTCATTGCCGTTTGGTGAGCACGTCGCTGAAATAGTTATTGATGATACTGACCAAACATAA
- the aglG gene encoding glucosyl-dolichyl phosphate glucuronosyltransferase encodes MKVSVVLCTYSLDMYDDFKEAVESLLSQTYDELEVVVVVDGTDEVYERVEDDYGGRDGVVLHLNDENLGLLRSRNKGAELSSGDVVAFIDDDAVADEEWVDELVATYQRHDALAAGGKMVPDWVAGKPSFLPEEFYWLVGVTHRGFVDDEEEQEVRNTFGSNISFRRDVFLKLGGFDPNIGGRKGDKNLQGGETELCARLYDEYGERVWYNPDAEVAHKVFDYRTSKKWLLERAFWQGYSKRAMEVLVPESGGEEDEFLGKLLLDFMPDRLRNAVVDLSLTEAKKFVMLGVLTMCVGLGYFYGISKWR; translated from the coding sequence ATGAAGGTCTCGGTGGTTCTGTGTACCTACTCTCTCGATATGTACGACGATTTTAAGGAGGCAGTCGAGAGTCTTCTGTCCCAGACCTACGACGAACTCGAAGTCGTGGTAGTCGTCGACGGTACCGATGAGGTCTACGAAAGAGTCGAGGACGACTACGGCGGCAGAGATGGCGTAGTTCTACATCTCAACGACGAGAACCTGGGGCTTCTAAGGAGTAGGAACAAAGGTGCCGAACTCTCGTCGGGTGACGTAGTCGCTTTCATAGACGACGACGCCGTCGCCGACGAAGAGTGGGTGGACGAACTTGTAGCTACTTACCAGAGACACGATGCCCTCGCCGCAGGAGGAAAGATGGTACCAGACTGGGTCGCGGGCAAGCCGTCGTTCCTTCCCGAGGAGTTCTACTGGCTCGTCGGAGTCACACACAGGGGCTTCGTTGATGACGAGGAAGAACAGGAGGTGCGTAACACCTTCGGATCGAATATCTCGTTCCGGCGTGACGTCTTCCTCAAACTCGGTGGCTTCGACCCTAATATAGGTGGGCGTAAAGGCGACAAGAACTTACAGGGCGGCGAGACGGAGCTGTGTGCACGTCTCTACGACGAGTACGGCGAACGCGTCTGGTACAATCCCGACGCCGAGGTCGCTCACAAGGTGTTTGATTACAGAACGAGTAAGAAGTGGTTGTTAGAACGTGCCTTCTGGCAGGGCTACTCTAAGAGAGCTATGGAGGTTCTTGTGCCTGAGTCGGGTGGGGAAGAGGACGAGTTTCTGGGTAAGCTATTACTGGATTTCATGCCCGACCGTCTTCGTAACGCAGTTGTGGATCTATCTCTGACTGAGGCGAAGAAGTTCGTTATGCTCGGTGTATTAACCATGTGTGTAGGTTTGGGATATTTTTATGGTATATCGAAGTGGAGATGA
- a CDS encoding oligosaccharyl transferase, archaeosortase A system-associated yields MDNDDSLSLAYKYAPYPLLAAIVGFMAWVRTMPYDEMVTESGVYFSGNDPWYHMRIIRLTVKHFPTTPNFDPWSYFPYGTGRHSGFGGLFDQIIALFAIIAGGGDPSTRTIETVGALAPVAFGALTAVIVFFIVKRIADRWTAVFSAFVLALFTGQFLNRTMVGNPDHQSAEAFFGSLALLGFIYAVQTAYTEKPTVAHLKDSDWKGLKTPIVASVLGGIAIASYLMTWPPGVMVIFAFGIFVLLQASRDHYDGVSTEYLAFGTTATLGVTAVLTLLYAKTYALEGTGFSLLQPLTAVGVAVGAVVLHYLSEYMRDEYDPEYYPAVVIGGAVLGSILLWFTVPQFQSLINRVYSFGLLTSASGLTVAEIQPASIQDAWRSFGAMFFVGLAGLAVVLFRSLSDRNPGELIVFVFGFTMFSAYFTSIRFGYYMAVTVAVLSGFFVWWLVKQIGIEHDTDLSEIKGYQAIAIVLVLVLVIPGNVLAVAGTSPAWSQAPRLAGYDGAWNDELSWMQNNTPEEPLSYDKYYKPPQDGDFDYPEEAYGVQSWWDYGHWITYQAHRIPNANPFQQGPDPASAYLTAQTEERANLILDTLPSVDEKNIDWANVSNERLRSIAESQTQQEKQERNTRYVMIDDQMAAGKFGAIATWTQFDNYTSRQSFQMSQGNQTLRLPATNQRYENTTLARLYFDDANGMSHYRLVHETQQYSLIGNVLRRGLQQGQQGQITAFNRIIKRGNASRFANTDTRNQLIPAGGSSYVYDAKGVARVKTFEKVEGAKLTGSVSMKNTSNATITAILNLQTTNTGRNFTYSQDVSVDEDGDFTMTVPYPTQNDVSVAEGGTDEGVRATGNYTLYKGGAYVPMFGTVLGASSVGNAEVPESAVYDDETIEVEMQKVQQNQGNQTQTQTQTQANTTSTATNSTSTATNTTSNGNTS; encoded by the coding sequence ATGGATAACGACGACAGTCTGTCCCTCGCGTATAAGTACGCGCCGTATCCGTTGCTCGCTGCCATTGTCGGCTTCATGGCGTGGGTACGTACCATGCCGTACGACGAGATGGTGACGGAGAGCGGAGTATACTTCTCTGGAAACGATCCGTGGTACCACATGCGAATAATACGTCTGACCGTGAAGCACTTTCCTACCACTCCCAACTTCGACCCGTGGTCTTACTTTCCTTACGGCACGGGACGTCACTCGGGATTCGGCGGATTATTCGACCAGATAATCGCTCTGTTCGCGATCATAGCAGGCGGTGGTGACCCGTCGACACGCACGATCGAGACGGTCGGGGCACTCGCCCCCGTAGCATTTGGCGCGCTGACTGCGGTCATCGTCTTTTTCATAGTCAAGAGGATCGCCGACCGCTGGACCGCTGTCTTCTCGGCGTTCGTCCTCGCGCTCTTCACGGGGCAGTTCCTCAACAGGACGATGGTAGGAAACCCCGACCATCAGTCGGCAGAGGCTTTCTTCGGCTCTCTCGCACTACTCGGATTCATCTATGCGGTACAGACCGCCTACACCGAGAAGCCGACGGTCGCACATCTCAAGGACTCCGACTGGAAGGGACTCAAGACCCCGATAGTCGCGTCGGTACTCGGCGGAATAGCGATTGCGTCGTACCTGATGACCTGGCCTCCCGGCGTGATGGTAATCTTCGCTTTCGGTATATTCGTCCTCCTACAGGCGTCGCGCGACCATTACGACGGTGTCTCGACAGAGTATCTCGCATTCGGTACGACGGCAACACTCGGGGTCACAGCAGTTCTGACACTACTCTACGCGAAGACCTACGCGCTCGAAGGCACCGGATTCTCGCTTCTCCAGCCTCTCACGGCAGTCGGCGTAGCCGTAGGTGCTGTCGTTCTACATTATCTCTCGGAGTACATGCGTGACGAGTACGACCCCGAGTACTATCCCGCGGTTGTAATAGGTGGTGCAGTACTCGGCAGCATTCTTCTGTGGTTCACGGTTCCTCAGTTCCAGTCTCTCATAAACCGTGTGTACAGCTTTGGTCTCTTGACCTCTGCGTCCGGTCTTACAGTCGCAGAGATACAGCCTGCGAGTATACAGGACGCGTGGCGGTCGTTCGGGGCGATGTTCTTCGTCGGACTCGCGGGACTCGCAGTCGTACTCTTCCGATCTCTGTCTGACAGGAATCCCGGCGAACTCATAGTCTTCGTCTTCGGATTCACGATGTTCTCGGCGTACTTCACGTCGATACGTTTCGGCTACTACATGGCTGTGACAGTCGCAGTCCTCTCGGGCTTCTTCGTCTGGTGGCTCGTAAAACAGATAGGCATAGAACACGACACAGATCTGAGCGAGATAAAGGGCTATCAGGCTATAGCCATAGTCCTCGTGTTAGTCCTCGTGATACCGGGTAACGTCCTCGCAGTCGCGGGAACTTCTCCAGCGTGGAGTCAGGCACCGCGTCTCGCGGGATACGACGGCGCGTGGAACGACGAACTCAGCTGGATGCAGAACAACACTCCTGAGGAACCGCTTAGCTACGATAAATACTATAAGCCTCCCCAGGACGGAGACTTCGACTATCCCGAAGAAGCCTACGGCGTCCAGTCGTGGTGGGACTACGGACACTGGATAACCTACCAAGCACACCGCATACCCAACGCAAATCCGTTCCAGCAAGGTCCAGATCCAGCGTCGGCGTACCTCACGGCACAGACCGAGGAGAGGGCGAATCTGATACTCGACACTCTCCCCTCTGTGGATGAGAAGAATATAGACTGGGCAAATGTCTCTAACGAGAGGCTGAGATCGATAGCCGAGTCACAGACTCAGCAGGAGAAACAGGAGCGCAACACGCGGTACGTCATGATCGACGACCAGATGGCGGCGGGTAAGTTCGGCGCGATAGCGACGTGGACGCAGTTCGACAACTACACGTCGAGACAGAGCTTCCAGATGAGCCAGGGCAACCAGACACTGCGTCTCCCAGCTACGAATCAGAGGTACGAGAACACGACCCTCGCACGTCTCTACTTCGACGACGCTAACGGTATGTCACATTACAGGCTCGTCCACGAGACACAGCAGTACTCGCTGATAGGTAATGTGCTCAGGAGAGGATTACAGCAGGGACAGCAGGGACAGATCACGGCTTTCAACCGTATAATCAAGAGAGGAAACGCGAGCAGATTCGCCAACACCGACACGCGCAACCAGCTAATCCCGGCTGGCGGTAGCTCGTATGTCTACGACGCGAAGGGAGTCGCACGTGTCAAAACCTTCGAGAAGGTTGAAGGAGCTAAACTCACGGGAAGCGTGAGCATGAAGAACACCTCGAACGCGACTATAACCGCTATACTCAACCTCCAGACGACCAACACGGGACGTAACTTCACCTACAGCCAGGACGTCTCAGTCGATGAAGACGGCGACTTCACGATGACGGTACCGTACCCGACCCAGAACGATGTCTCCGTCGCTGAGGGAGGCACAGACGAAGGCGTGAGAGCGACCGGAAACTACACTCTCTACAAGGGCGGTGCCTACGTCCCCATGTTCGGAACAGTCTTAGGAGCCAGCAGCGTAGGAAACGCCGAAGTCCCCGAGTCGGCAGTCTATGATGATGAGACGATAGAAGTCGAGATGCAGAAGGTTCAGCAGAACCAGGGTAACCAGACCCAGACCCAGACTCAGACTCAGGCGAACACGACATCGACGGCGACCAACAGTACTTCGACGGCGACGAATACGACGAGTAACGGTAACACCAGCTAA
- a CDS encoding AbrB/MazE/SpoVT family DNA-binding domain-containing protein encodes MGKISEKGQVTIPKKYREKFGLRPGDEVDFEEEDGKLVLKKEKTDFSDYSGYLGKRDTDDYIEKLRGEE; translated from the coding sequence ATGGGAAAGATATCCGAGAAAGGTCAGGTAACCATCCCTAAGAAATACAGGGAGAAATTCGGTCTTAGACCTGGTGACGAAGTTGATTTTGAGGAGGAAGATGGAAAGCTAGTTCTGAAGAAAGAGAAAACCGACTTCAGCGATTATTCGGGATATCTTGGGAAGAGGGACACTGACGACTACATCGAGAAACTCCGCGGAGAAGAATGA
- a CDS encoding PIN domain-containing protein has protein sequence MIFALDTNVLFDVLFEDESYHEESKQVLETASERGFFVISPEVYSELVTGFDIRFSNPQQETDTFLEEKNIKLKSHTKKSLALAGQKWSEYDSSEDVQCPNCGHVNRYECENCGETVSWRNHLITDFLIGGHAEEIADRLITRDRGYYETYFDINVYYS, from the coding sequence ATGATATTCGCTCTCGATACGAATGTTCTGTTTGACGTCCTCTTCGAAGATGAAAGTTATCACGAAGAGTCAAAGCAAGTATTAGAGACTGCTTCTGAGAGGGGCTTTTTTGTCATATCTCCAGAAGTATACTCCGAGCTAGTCACAGGATTTGATATACGGTTCTCTAACCCACAGCAGGAAACTGATACTTTTCTCGAAGAAAAGAACATCAAGCTCAAGTCACATACAAAGAAATCTCTAGCTCTTGCAGGACAAAAGTGGAGTGAGTACGACTCCTCCGAGGATGTACAGTGTCCTAACTGTGGTCACGTGAACAGGTATGAATGCGAGAACTGTGGTGAAACGGTTAGCTGGAGAAATCATCTAATTACTGACTTTTTGATAGGAGGTCATGCCGAAGAGATTGCAGACCGTCTTATTACGAGGGATAGAGGCTATTATGAGACTTATTTCGATATCAACGTCTATTATAGTTGA
- a CDS encoding helix-turn-helix domain-containing protein: MSIEESGDRSTVQDLSLMLQETRLKILELIIGHPKQSISMGELDYMIPDKSEATIRNHIEKLVDAGILEERELEDEKKSNDLPYKFYEISDKGEDLIEVHSLMKAEDKLNELYQRTKRDRIKDYENAPRPTHNL; this comes from the coding sequence ATGAGCATCGAAGAGAGTGGGGATAGATCAACAGTACAAGACCTCAGTCTGATGCTTCAAGAGACCCGTCTTAAGATTCTTGAGCTCATAATCGGACATCCCAAGCAGTCTATAAGTATGGGAGAGCTCGACTACATGATCCCCGATAAAAGCGAGGCAACTATCCGTAACCACATAGAGAAACTCGTTGATGCCGGTATACTTGAAGAAAGAGAACTCGAAGACGAGAAAAAGTCTAATGACCTACCCTACAAGTTCTATGAGATCTCGGATAAAGGAGAAGATCTGATTGAAGTTCACAGCTTGATGAAAGCCGAGGATAAGCTGAACGAGCTATATCAACGTACTAAGAGAGATCGTATAAAGGACTATGAGAACGCTCCTCGTCCAACCCATAATCTTTGA
- a CDS encoding antitoxin VapB family protein translates to MSKADKRIPVTEDTWQELSEMKQAGETYDELIQELIEKRREENRRRLLEETDDDEYVALEDL, encoded by the coding sequence ATGAGCAAGGCAGACAAGAGAATACCTGTGACAGAAGACACCTGGCAGGAGCTAAGTGAGATGAAACAGGCAGGTGAGACTTACGACGAACTGATACAGGAGTTGATAGAAAAGAGAAGGGAGGAGAACAGACGCCGTCTTCTAGAAGAGACTGACGACGACGAGTACGTCGCTCTCGAAGATCTATGA
- a CDS encoding type II toxin-antitoxin system RelE/ParE family toxin, with amino-acid sequence MSYRVLLGEQPREFLSDLDDKSEHIVKENLEKLGENPYPGEGKGDKEKLPVDGRVMYRLHIGRTYTAFYTIADDEVRVREILPIDDAHKKYGA; translated from the coding sequence ATGAGTTACCGAGTTCTGTTAGGAGAACAGCCCAGAGAGTTCCTCTCCGATCTCGACGACAAAAGTGAACACATTGTCAAAGAGAACCTTGAGAAACTGGGTGAGAACCCGTATCCAGGAGAAGGTAAAGGCGACAAAGAGAAGCTTCCGGTCGATGGACGTGTAATGTACCGACTACACATAGGAAGGACGTATACGGCGTTCTATACTATCGCGGACGATGAGGTACGTGTCCGAGAAATACTTCCTATCGATGACGCACACAAAAAATACGGTGCGTGA
- the sod gene encoding superoxide dismutase gives MSHELPELPYDYDALEPHISEQVVRWHHDTHHQGYVNGLNSAEETLEENREAGDFDGSAAAMRSMSHNGCGHYLHTLFWENMSPNGGGEPEGELADRIEEDFGSYEAWKGEFKEAAGWSAGGWALLVYDPVSDCLRNLAVQKHNDGALWHTHPIFAVDVWEHSYYHDYGPDRGDFVDNVFEVVDWDDIAERYETAKELGELHG, from the coding sequence ATGTCGCATGAACTGCCTGAACTGCCGTACGATTACGACGCTCTTGAACCGCACATAAGCGAACAGGTCGTCCGCTGGCACCACGACACTCACCATCAGGGATACGTAAACGGACTCAACAGCGCCGAGGAGACGCTTGAGGAGAACCGCGAGGCAGGAGACTTCGACGGAAGTGCCGCCGCGATGAGAAGCATGAGCCACAACGGCTGTGGACATTATCTCCACACTCTCTTCTGGGAGAACATGTCGCCCAACGGAGGCGGAGAGCCCGAGGGAGAGCTCGCCGACCGCATAGAAGAGGACTTCGGAAGCTACGAGGCGTGGAAGGGAGAGTTCAAGGAGGCAGCCGGCTGGTCCGCGGGTGGCTGGGCACTTCTCGTCTACGATCCCGTCTCCGACTGCCTGCGTAACCTCGCTGTCCAGAAGCACAACGACGGCGCGCTCTGGCACACACATCCCATCTTCGCAGTCGATGTCTGGGAGCACTCGTACTACCACGACTACGGACCTGACCGCGGCGACTTCGTCGACAACGTCTTTGAGGTCGTCGACTGGGACGACATAGCCGAGAGGTACGAGACGGCGAAGGAACTAGGCGAGCTTCACGGCTAA
- a CDS encoding PIN domain-containing protein, translated as MNKERIVFDTEPLVAQAASETGEEVVESYLNRVKEGDLEGFVSPVTLTEVKYITQRVETAIPTDVFLSWIQTLLHRVDASDCWNDAARYKEKHQIALGDAYSLATANYVDGTLLAGADDDFDTIDDVEVDRFREDPV; from the coding sequence ATGAATAAGGAACGTATCGTCTTCGACACGGAACCACTCGTCGCACAAGCCGCCTCAGAAACGGGCGAGGAGGTAGTAGAGTCATACCTTAACCGCGTCAAAGAAGGCGACCTCGAAGGCTTCGTCAGTCCTGTTACCCTAACCGAGGTCAAGTACATAACACAGAGAGTTGAGACAGCTATACCGACTGACGTCTTCCTTAGTTGGATACAGACCCTACTACACAGAGTAGACGCGTCGGACTGTTGGAATGACGCAGCACGATACAAGGAAAAACACCAGATCGCACTCGGAGACGCCTACTCTCTAGCAACCGCTAACTACGTCGACGGCACTCTCCTCGCCGGAGCTGACGACGACTTCGACACAATCGACGACGTCGAAGTCGATAGATTCAGAGAAGACCCCGTATAG
- a CDS encoding helix-turn-helix transcriptional regulator: protein MKNKIDVYRERKGISQGDLATAVGVSRQTINAVERNRYDPSLELAFKLAAYFDCRIEELFDPNIEPVGE from the coding sequence ATGAAAAATAAAATAGATGTTTACCGCGAACGCAAAGGGATAAGTCAAGGGGACTTAGCCACAGCCGTTGGCGTCTCACGTCAAACGATAAACGCAGTCGAACGTAACCGCTACGATCCATCGCTAGAGTTGGCATTCAAACTTGCTGCGTACTTCGATTGCCGGATCGAAGAGCTGTTCGATCCCAACATCGAACCGGTTGGGGAGTGA